The Zingiber officinale cultivar Zhangliang chromosome 9A, Zo_v1.1, whole genome shotgun sequence genome window below encodes:
- the LOC122019367 gene encoding uncharacterized protein LOC122019367, with the protein MSTSRVRWNEENLYEIEANKPVRQKITEPKTPYHPMVDDDVSDSETDRSRLSFKEHRKAHYDEYRKVKELMLSQSLAEMVPGKTTPVKAGAHRI; encoded by the exons ATGAG TACGAGCCGAGTGAGATGGAACGAGGAAAACTTGTATGAGATTGAAGCCAATAAACCAGTGAGGCAAAAAATCACTGAACCTAAAACGCCTTACCATCCTATGGTCGATGATGACG TATCAGACTCTGAAACAGATAGATCAAGACTAAGCTTCAAGGAGCACCGCAAAGCTCACTATGATGAATACCGAAAGGTGAAGGAGCTCATGCTGTCACAATCTCTAGCGGAGATGGTGCCAGGAAAGACAACACCGGTGAAGGCAGGAGCTCACAGGATCTAA
- the LOC122018819 gene encoding uncharacterized protein LOC122018819 isoform X1 codes for MPSSPLSRRSPARELKVESACAQRRGHGLGTGYPLKAKDDDLLLFNEVQNRERDNSLLHSDDFDESISKLRYFSNTNLGIMIPTRTESNDIFNADGGKNDYDWLLTPPETPLFASLDDDVSQPVNVPRGRTRTQYISNSKTAISEKTPRLKRSIESPHRLSSSPRSSYSVSHSRSRPTSVTHSSPPPVRQPATHSRSPSTPPTRPSLPARRSLTPTSRRMSTGSSTGKRWTSPVTANRGNSASPKLRGWQTDLPSFSTDVPHNLRTSLTDLPATRLRGLSPISGHRRRSTSNCGRHSVSPTSSKTVTSSNNRGEQLSSISKQSAASSNEDDSESHAFIGVPYNAAATKDKDFAHTRAMGFSKKPSRSPSSSSAPKRSFDLVIRQMDHHKTPQNMFRPLLSSVPVTTFHSGKPSSVHRPIFSRNSSRTTSSNSSSELGTSVVLYMQDSDNNQSDQAGDLDRKKVTGLQEDIFVFDKLCELNEDTCHNTSVPKCGNSIEIIDMSLSNEVESKLDNLTISGVLVDPVASQGSSFAVDVSGNHASEKMIRCSSCGKYFNVLVVDKNVCQECSVPNCLVNSKEPRNNVPTHEIDSVENLSICLNCGKSFIVKDMILGRCQECDAIYGLNVLKGSGTKQVTTQDDPEGKLGYGMQRETTLSILHDSRDHFMPNQHGQLSEKVEADFSTGCEPCLRTDEDVDNLSKHEILNLNELDDPESCSKCESPPSQSTSCRSDNAGNSEGTGIVALLMNTTSSRKWPLMRGKSISATNILFPEPCYGGADMNALKHSLGRDSSSASSSIDLGPSGQTYRHLLHQLSYRRNDIDNARCECLISDSEKFTVIGKAIYPQIQMEQVSSLISFALEDEVENEVSSAEKPDNLGGKPYLSTTKHISTKQAAIGTYVSSHSTSSLAMGSILMQLGEENNQHDTSIASNPRRSSISCGNTNEVWSYNRERSNEEVERLANQGASSTEDSYTLTNMVCGTQEISDTAATSSSLIILDQQSEMVSCQNAQVDGTSAAVTSHMEGFQKDCISKPVEKDLLFSELGSNFAQDPTMAEPMATAESPKKQMQRSFTLEEATDTVLFCSSIVHDTAYKAATIALDKEFPANKFSLQPVAFLASSVPRIKDFREASIRYTKSPRKLKHRKPETADKLSSVEITEITPCNKKDSDAYDNAKPPKLESKCNCTVM; via the exons ATGCCTTCTTCACCATTGTCTAGACGCTCCCCAGCAAGGGAGCTTAAAGTGGAAAGTGCTTGTGCCCAAAGGAGGGGTCACGGTTTAGGGACTGGATATCCTCTCAAGGCCAAGGATGATGATCTACTCCTGTTTAATGAGGTGCAGAACCGTGAAAGAGACAATTCCTTGCTACACTCAGACGATTTTGATGAATCCATAT CAAAATTGAGATATTTTTCGAATACCAATCTTGGGATAATGATACCAACTCGAACCGAGAGCAATGATATATTCAATGCAGATGGTGGCAAAAATGACTATGATTG GCTGTTGACTCCTCCTGAAACTCCTCTTTTTGCTTCACTGGATGATGATGTGTCACAACCTGTGAATGTGCCTAGAGGAAGGACTAGAACTCAATATATCTCAAATTCCAAAACAGCCATT TCTGAAAAGACTCCAAGGCTAAAGAGAAGCATTGAGAGTCCACATCGATTAAGTTCATCTCCTAGATCTAGCTATAGTGTCTCTCATTCAAGAAGTAGACCTACTTCAGTTACTCACTCAAGCCCACCTCCAGTTCGACAACCTGCAACGCACTCACGAAGCCCTTCTACTCCTCCAACAAGACCTTCACTACCTGCTCGAAGGTCTTTGACTCCAACATCACGGAGGATGAGTACAGGTTCATCCACAGGTAAAAGGTGGACATCTCCTGTAACTGCTAATCGTGGAAATTCTGCCTCACCAAAATTGCGAGGATGGCAAACAGACCTTCCTAGTTTTTCCACAGATGTGCCACATAACCTTCGAACTTCTCTGACAGATCTGCCAGCAACACGTTTGCGTGGTTTGTCTCCAATATCTGGACATAGAAGGAGGTCTACATCAAATTGTGGAAGGCACTCAGTATCACCAACTTCTTCTAAAACTGTAACCTCATCAAACAACAGAGGAGAGCAACTTAGCTCTATTAGCAAGCAATCTGCAGCATCTTCCAATGAAGATGATTCTGAATCACATGCTTTTATTGGAGTTCCCTATAATGCAGCTGCTACAAAAGACAAAGATTTTGCACACACTAGAGCTATGGGATTCTCCAAGAAACCATCAAGATCTCCCTCTTCAAGTTCTGCACCAAAGAGATCCTTTGATTTGGTTATTAGACAAATG GATCACCATAAAACACCACAAAATATGTTCAGGCCATTGCTATCAAGTGTTCCTGTGACTACATTTCACTCTGGAAAACCAAGCAGCGTGCATCGGCCTATATTCTCTAGGAATTCCTCACGTACAACCAGCAGCAATTCAAGCTCTGAGCTTGGCACTAGTGTAGTTCTGTATATGCAGGATAGTGATAATAATCAAAGTGATCAGGCTGGCGATTTGGATAGGAAGAAGGTTACCGGGTTGCAAGAGGATATATTTGTCTTTGATAAATTATGTGAACTTAATGAAGATACTTGTCATAACACTTCTGTTCCAAAATGTGGAAATAGTATTGAGATTATTGACATGAGTCTATCCAATGAAGTGGAATCCAAGTTGGACAATTTAACGATCAGTGGTGTTTTGGTAGATCCTGTAGCTTCTCAAGGTTCATCATTTGCTGTTGACGTTTCAGGGAATCATGCTTCTGAAAAAATGATTAGATGCTCAAGCTGTGGAAAATATTTCAATGTTTTGGTAGTGGACAAGAATGTTTGTCAAGAATGTTCAGTACCAAATTGTTTGGTAAATTCAAAGGAACCCAGGAATAATGTTCCTACCCATGAAATTGATTCTGTTGAAAATTTAAGTATTTGCTTGAACTGTGGAAAAAGCTTCATAGTCAAGGATATGATTTTGGGTAGGTGTCAAGAATGTGATGCAATTTATGGGTTGAATGTGTTGAAAGGTTCTGGAACCAAGCAAGTTACAACTCAGGATGATCCTGAAGGAAAACTGGGTTATGGGATGCAAAGGGAAACAACATTGTCTATACTGCATGACAGTAGAGATCATTTTATGCCCAACCAGCATGGACAGCTTAGTGAAAAAGTAGAAGCTGATTTCTCTACTGGCTGTGAGCCATGCTTGAGAACTGATGAAGATGTGGATAATCTTTCTAAACATGAAATATTAAATCTGAATGAATTGGATGATCCAGAATCGTGTAGTAAATGTGAATCTCCACCATCACAATCAACTTCTTGTCGAAGTGACAATGCTGGCAACTCTGAGGGCACAGGCATTGTAGCACTCCTAATGAACACGACAAGCAGCAGAAAATGGCCTCTCATGCGAGGCAAGAGTATTTCTGCCACAAACATTCTTTTTCCAGAGCCTTGTTATGGAGGAGCTGATATGAATGCCTTGAAGCACAGCCTTGGGAGGGACAGTTCTTCTGCTTCTTCCTCTATTGATCTGGGGCCATCTGGACAAACATACAGGCACCTTCTGCACCAGTTAAGCTATAGGAGGAATGATATTGACAATGCGAGGTGTGAATGCCTCATCAGTGATTCAGAAAAGTTTACTGTCATTGGTAAGGCAATTTATCCCCAAATTCAAATGGAACAAGTTTCTTCTCTCATTTCCTTTGCTCTTGAAGATGAAGTGGAAAATGAAGTTTCCAGTGCTGAAAAGCCTGACAATCTTGGTGGGAAGCCATATTTAAGTACTACAAAGCATATATCTACGAAGCAAGCTGCTATTGGCACATATGTTTCTTCCCATAGTACCTCATCTTTGGCAATGGGTAGCATATTAATGCAATTGGGTGAAGaaaataatcaacatgatacttcTATAGCAAGTAATCCACGTAGAAGCTCTATTTCTTGTGGAAACACCAATGAAGTTTGGTCTTATAACAGAGAAAGGAGCAACGAAGAGGTTGAGAGGCTTGCTAACCAGGGAGCATCTTCAACTGAAGACAGTTATACACTAACTAACATGGTTTGTGGAACTCAAGAAATTTCTGACACTGCAGCAACTAGCTCATCTCTTATAATCTTAGATCAGCAAAGTGAAATGGTAAGTTGCCAGAATGCACAAGTTGATGGTACATCTGCTGCAGTAACAAGTCACATGGAGGGTTTCCAAAAAGATTGCATTTCAAAACCAGTGGAGAAGGACTTATTGTTTTCTGAATTGGGATCTAATTTTGCTCAGGATCCAACCATGG CAGAACCAATGGCTACTGCTGAATCTCCAAAGAAACAAATGCAAAGGTCTTTTACATTGGAAGAAGCCACAGATACTGTTCTCTTCTGCAGTTCGATTGTTCACGATACCGCCTACAAAGCTGCAACAATTGCACTGGATAAGGAATTCCCTGCTAATAAGTTTTCACTTCAGCCAGTTGCATTTCTGGCAAGTAGTGTCCCCCGCATTAAGGATTTCCGAGAAGCATCCATTCGATACACTAAGAGCCCAAGAAAACTTAAACACAGAAAGCCAGAAACAGCTGATAAGTTATCATCTGTTGAAATAACAGAGATAACACCGTGCAATAAGAAAGACTCAGACGCATATGACAATGCAAAACCTCCAAAGCTGGAGTCCAAGTGCAACTGCACGGTGATGTAG
- the LOC122018819 gene encoding probable serine/threonine-protein kinase nek3 isoform X2: MPSSPLSRRSPARELKVESACAQRRGHGLGTGYPLKAKDDDLLLFNEVQNRERDNSLLHSDDFDESISKLRYFSNTNLGIMIPTRTESNDIFNADGGKNDYDWLLTPPETPLFASLDDDVSQPVNVPRGRTRTQYISNSKTAISEKTPRLKRSIESPHRLSSSPRSSYSVSHSRSRPTSVTHSSPPPVRQPATHSRSPSTPPTRPSLPARRSLTPTSRRMSTGSSTDLPATRLRGLSPISGHRRRSTSNCGRHSVSPTSSKTVTSSNNRGEQLSSISKQSAASSNEDDSESHAFIGVPYNAAATKDKDFAHTRAMGFSKKPSRSPSSSSAPKRSFDLVIRQMDHHKTPQNMFRPLLSSVPVTTFHSGKPSSVHRPIFSRNSSRTTSSNSSSELGTSVVLYMQDSDNNQSDQAGDLDRKKVTGLQEDIFVFDKLCELNEDTCHNTSVPKCGNSIEIIDMSLSNEVESKLDNLTISGVLVDPVASQGSSFAVDVSGNHASEKMIRCSSCGKYFNVLVVDKNVCQECSVPNCLVNSKEPRNNVPTHEIDSVENLSICLNCGKSFIVKDMILGRCQECDAIYGLNVLKGSGTKQVTTQDDPEGKLGYGMQRETTLSILHDSRDHFMPNQHGQLSEKVEADFSTGCEPCLRTDEDVDNLSKHEILNLNELDDPESCSKCESPPSQSTSCRSDNAGNSEGTGIVALLMNTTSSRKWPLMRGKSISATNILFPEPCYGGADMNALKHSLGRDSSSASSSIDLGPSGQTYRHLLHQLSYRRNDIDNARCECLISDSEKFTVIGKAIYPQIQMEQVSSLISFALEDEVENEVSSAEKPDNLGGKPYLSTTKHISTKQAAIGTYVSSHSTSSLAMGSILMQLGEENNQHDTSIASNPRRSSISCGNTNEVWSYNRERSNEEVERLANQGASSTEDSYTLTNMVCGTQEISDTAATSSSLIILDQQSEMVSCQNAQVDGTSAAVTSHMEGFQKDCISKPVEKDLLFSELGSNFAQDPTMAEPMATAESPKKQMQRSFTLEEATDTVLFCSSIVHDTAYKAATIALDKEFPANKFSLQPVAFLASSVPRIKDFREASIRYTKSPRKLKHRKPETADKLSSVEITEITPCNKKDSDAYDNAKPPKLESKCNCTVM; encoded by the exons ATGCCTTCTTCACCATTGTCTAGACGCTCCCCAGCAAGGGAGCTTAAAGTGGAAAGTGCTTGTGCCCAAAGGAGGGGTCACGGTTTAGGGACTGGATATCCTCTCAAGGCCAAGGATGATGATCTACTCCTGTTTAATGAGGTGCAGAACCGTGAAAGAGACAATTCCTTGCTACACTCAGACGATTTTGATGAATCCATAT CAAAATTGAGATATTTTTCGAATACCAATCTTGGGATAATGATACCAACTCGAACCGAGAGCAATGATATATTCAATGCAGATGGTGGCAAAAATGACTATGATTG GCTGTTGACTCCTCCTGAAACTCCTCTTTTTGCTTCACTGGATGATGATGTGTCACAACCTGTGAATGTGCCTAGAGGAAGGACTAGAACTCAATATATCTCAAATTCCAAAACAGCCATT TCTGAAAAGACTCCAAGGCTAAAGAGAAGCATTGAGAGTCCACATCGATTAAGTTCATCTCCTAGATCTAGCTATAGTGTCTCTCATTCAAGAAGTAGACCTACTTCAGTTACTCACTCAAGCCCACCTCCAGTTCGACAACCTGCAACGCACTCACGAAGCCCTTCTACTCCTCCAACAAGACCTTCACTACCTGCTCGAAGGTCTTTGACTCCAACATCACGGAGGATGAGTACAGGTTCATCCACAG ATCTGCCAGCAACACGTTTGCGTGGTTTGTCTCCAATATCTGGACATAGAAGGAGGTCTACATCAAATTGTGGAAGGCACTCAGTATCACCAACTTCTTCTAAAACTGTAACCTCATCAAACAACAGAGGAGAGCAACTTAGCTCTATTAGCAAGCAATCTGCAGCATCTTCCAATGAAGATGATTCTGAATCACATGCTTTTATTGGAGTTCCCTATAATGCAGCTGCTACAAAAGACAAAGATTTTGCACACACTAGAGCTATGGGATTCTCCAAGAAACCATCAAGATCTCCCTCTTCAAGTTCTGCACCAAAGAGATCCTTTGATTTGGTTATTAGACAAATG GATCACCATAAAACACCACAAAATATGTTCAGGCCATTGCTATCAAGTGTTCCTGTGACTACATTTCACTCTGGAAAACCAAGCAGCGTGCATCGGCCTATATTCTCTAGGAATTCCTCACGTACAACCAGCAGCAATTCAAGCTCTGAGCTTGGCACTAGTGTAGTTCTGTATATGCAGGATAGTGATAATAATCAAAGTGATCAGGCTGGCGATTTGGATAGGAAGAAGGTTACCGGGTTGCAAGAGGATATATTTGTCTTTGATAAATTATGTGAACTTAATGAAGATACTTGTCATAACACTTCTGTTCCAAAATGTGGAAATAGTATTGAGATTATTGACATGAGTCTATCCAATGAAGTGGAATCCAAGTTGGACAATTTAACGATCAGTGGTGTTTTGGTAGATCCTGTAGCTTCTCAAGGTTCATCATTTGCTGTTGACGTTTCAGGGAATCATGCTTCTGAAAAAATGATTAGATGCTCAAGCTGTGGAAAATATTTCAATGTTTTGGTAGTGGACAAGAATGTTTGTCAAGAATGTTCAGTACCAAATTGTTTGGTAAATTCAAAGGAACCCAGGAATAATGTTCCTACCCATGAAATTGATTCTGTTGAAAATTTAAGTATTTGCTTGAACTGTGGAAAAAGCTTCATAGTCAAGGATATGATTTTGGGTAGGTGTCAAGAATGTGATGCAATTTATGGGTTGAATGTGTTGAAAGGTTCTGGAACCAAGCAAGTTACAACTCAGGATGATCCTGAAGGAAAACTGGGTTATGGGATGCAAAGGGAAACAACATTGTCTATACTGCATGACAGTAGAGATCATTTTATGCCCAACCAGCATGGACAGCTTAGTGAAAAAGTAGAAGCTGATTTCTCTACTGGCTGTGAGCCATGCTTGAGAACTGATGAAGATGTGGATAATCTTTCTAAACATGAAATATTAAATCTGAATGAATTGGATGATCCAGAATCGTGTAGTAAATGTGAATCTCCACCATCACAATCAACTTCTTGTCGAAGTGACAATGCTGGCAACTCTGAGGGCACAGGCATTGTAGCACTCCTAATGAACACGACAAGCAGCAGAAAATGGCCTCTCATGCGAGGCAAGAGTATTTCTGCCACAAACATTCTTTTTCCAGAGCCTTGTTATGGAGGAGCTGATATGAATGCCTTGAAGCACAGCCTTGGGAGGGACAGTTCTTCTGCTTCTTCCTCTATTGATCTGGGGCCATCTGGACAAACATACAGGCACCTTCTGCACCAGTTAAGCTATAGGAGGAATGATATTGACAATGCGAGGTGTGAATGCCTCATCAGTGATTCAGAAAAGTTTACTGTCATTGGTAAGGCAATTTATCCCCAAATTCAAATGGAACAAGTTTCTTCTCTCATTTCCTTTGCTCTTGAAGATGAAGTGGAAAATGAAGTTTCCAGTGCTGAAAAGCCTGACAATCTTGGTGGGAAGCCATATTTAAGTACTACAAAGCATATATCTACGAAGCAAGCTGCTATTGGCACATATGTTTCTTCCCATAGTACCTCATCTTTGGCAATGGGTAGCATATTAATGCAATTGGGTGAAGaaaataatcaacatgatacttcTATAGCAAGTAATCCACGTAGAAGCTCTATTTCTTGTGGAAACACCAATGAAGTTTGGTCTTATAACAGAGAAAGGAGCAACGAAGAGGTTGAGAGGCTTGCTAACCAGGGAGCATCTTCAACTGAAGACAGTTATACACTAACTAACATGGTTTGTGGAACTCAAGAAATTTCTGACACTGCAGCAACTAGCTCATCTCTTATAATCTTAGATCAGCAAAGTGAAATGGTAAGTTGCCAGAATGCACAAGTTGATGGTACATCTGCTGCAGTAACAAGTCACATGGAGGGTTTCCAAAAAGATTGCATTTCAAAACCAGTGGAGAAGGACTTATTGTTTTCTGAATTGGGATCTAATTTTGCTCAGGATCCAACCATGG CAGAACCAATGGCTACTGCTGAATCTCCAAAGAAACAAATGCAAAGGTCTTTTACATTGGAAGAAGCCACAGATACTGTTCTCTTCTGCAGTTCGATTGTTCACGATACCGCCTACAAAGCTGCAACAATTGCACTGGATAAGGAATTCCCTGCTAATAAGTTTTCACTTCAGCCAGTTGCATTTCTGGCAAGTAGTGTCCCCCGCATTAAGGATTTCCGAGAAGCATCCATTCGATACACTAAGAGCCCAAGAAAACTTAAACACAGAAAGCCAGAAACAGCTGATAAGTTATCATCTGTTGAAATAACAGAGATAACACCGTGCAATAAGAAAGACTCAGACGCATATGACAATGCAAAACCTCCAAAGCTGGAGTCCAAGTGCAACTGCACGGTGATGTAG